Proteins from a genomic interval of Tautonia rosea:
- a CDS encoding cobyrinic acid a,c-diamide synthase, whose amino-acid sequence MTRLALAIPGSGPDPAAVGIALLAAMAEQGLRVQHFRSWACPIGTRAIGALTGLPGRHLDAWLMPPEVCRSVFARGTQSADLAIIEGTIETIPRPLAATSSYEESCTSTCGRPGALMPLAEALDAPIVAAISCDWLKRFHLPFLPSRVEAVILDGLCDRREFADMRRMVELVLGRPVLGALPALAEVRAALQDAPRDCPLDPCVVASLVSGFRQFSDLEALRELACSRPLPPLFDAEALVPTGPRFKVAYAHDDAFGDYFPDTLETLEALGAELVEFSPLSDGDLPPGVDLVMIGCGFPDRFAEELSANACLIASLRAWVCRGRPVFAEGGGCAYLGRLMRLGDWNVPGVGVFPFDAALLPNPEPPTPVSRTLIRSGMLGEAGTVLRGYHSNRWKLLPAPEPDDCSARSGYLTAEHDVCFRRNAFGSLIHLHLAAMPQVVSGFAGLGRHGQKAPLFGGP is encoded by the coding sequence ATGACTCGATTGGCCCTGGCAATTCCCGGTTCTGGCCCCGATCCCGCTGCAGTGGGGATTGCGTTGCTGGCCGCGATGGCTGAACAGGGATTGCGGGTTCAACATTTTCGGTCCTGGGCGTGTCCGATCGGCACCCGGGCGATCGGGGCCCTGACCGGGCTCCCTGGTCGTCATCTGGACGCCTGGTTGATGCCTCCTGAAGTTTGTCGCTCGGTCTTTGCCCGAGGGACCCAATCAGCAGACCTTGCTATCATCGAGGGGACGATTGAGACGATCCCCAGACCGCTAGCCGCGACGTCCAGTTACGAGGAGTCCTGCACCTCAACCTGCGGTCGGCCCGGGGCCTTGATGCCGTTAGCCGAAGCCCTTGACGCTCCGATCGTTGCTGCAATCTCATGTGACTGGCTCAAGCGGTTCCATCTGCCTTTTCTTCCTTCCAGGGTTGAAGCCGTCATTCTCGACGGGTTGTGTGATCGTCGAGAGTTTGCTGACATGCGTCGCATGGTGGAACTGGTCCTGGGTCGACCGGTTCTGGGTGCGTTGCCGGCCCTCGCCGAGGTGCGGGCTGCGCTTCAAGACGCTCCCCGCGATTGCCCCCTCGACCCTTGCGTTGTCGCATCCCTTGTCTCTGGGTTTCGTCAGTTCTCGGACCTCGAAGCACTGAGGGAACTGGCTTGCTCCCGCCCCTTGCCCCCGCTTTTCGACGCGGAAGCCCTGGTTCCGACCGGGCCAAGGTTCAAAGTCGCTTATGCCCACGATGATGCCTTTGGCGACTACTTCCCCGACACGCTGGAAACACTGGAGGCGCTCGGGGCGGAACTTGTGGAGTTTTCCCCGCTCTCCGATGGCGATCTCCCGCCTGGCGTTGATCTGGTCATGATCGGCTGTGGGTTCCCGGATCGCTTTGCCGAGGAACTTTCGGCCAATGCGTGCCTAATCGCCTCGCTTCGGGCGTGGGTCTGTCGCGGCCGGCCGGTCTTCGCCGAAGGGGGGGGATGTGCATACCTGGGCCGGTTGATGCGGCTCGGGGATTGGAATGTGCCCGGAGTCGGAGTCTTCCCGTTCGATGCGGCCCTCTTGCCGAATCCTGAGCCTCCGACCCCGGTTTCCCGTACCTTGATCCGATCGGGTATGCTCGGTGAGGCGGGTACGGTCCTGCGCGGCTATCACTCAAATCGCTGGAAATTGTTGCCCGCCCCCGAACCGGATGATTGCTCAGCGCGCTCCGGGTATCTGACTGCCGAGCACGACGTCTGTTTTCGTCGCAATGCGTTCGGCAGTCTCATTCATCTTCACCTGGCAGCAATGCCCCAGGTTGTCTCCGGCTTCGCGGGCCTCGGACGCCACGGACAGAAGGCTCCTCTGTTTGGCGGTCCATGA